A DNA window from Comamonas fluminis contains the following coding sequences:
- a CDS encoding branched-chain amino acid ABC transporter permease: MFYRENGQFKTSYASDQQIFGVTQDRWAIVLVLAFAFLAIPFIASDYTFQAILIPFVIMSLAALGLNILVGYCGQISLGTAAFMAVGAYAAYNLQARIEGMPLLVALIGGGLIAMIFGVFFGLPSLRIRGLYLAVATLAAQFFVDWLATRAAWVTNNSSSGSVSAKPLAILSWQIDTPMEKYLLCLALLCVLGLAAKNLVRSSIGREWMAMRDMDVAAAVIGIRPTYAKLSAFAVSSFIVGVAGALWGFVHLGAWEPAAFSLDRSLQLLFMIIIGGLGSVVGSIFGAAFFVLLPLLLNQVPHWLGLPLSTATATYLEHMIFGALIVFFLIVEPHGLAKLWSTARQKLRVWPFPH, translated from the coding sequence ATGTTTTATCGTGAAAACGGCCAGTTCAAGACCAGCTACGCCAGCGACCAGCAAATCTTTGGCGTGACGCAAGACCGCTGGGCCATTGTGCTGGTGCTGGCCTTCGCCTTTCTGGCCATCCCCTTCATCGCCAGTGACTACACATTTCAGGCGATTCTGATTCCCTTCGTCATCATGTCGCTGGCGGCGCTGGGGCTCAATATTCTTGTCGGCTACTGCGGTCAGATCTCGCTGGGAACCGCCGCCTTCATGGCGGTCGGCGCCTACGCCGCCTACAACCTGCAGGCCCGCATCGAAGGCATGCCTTTGCTGGTAGCCCTTATTGGTGGCGGGCTGATAGCTATGATTTTTGGGGTGTTCTTCGGCCTGCCCAGCCTGCGCATTCGCGGCCTGTATCTGGCCGTGGCTACGCTGGCCGCCCAGTTCTTTGTGGACTGGCTGGCCACCCGCGCAGCATGGGTGACGAACAACTCCTCATCCGGCTCCGTCAGCGCCAAGCCTCTGGCCATCCTGAGCTGGCAGATCGACACCCCCATGGAGAAATACCTGCTATGCCTGGCCCTGCTCTGCGTGCTGGGTCTGGCCGCCAAGAATCTGGTGCGCAGCTCCATCGGCCGTGAATGGATGGCCATGCGCGACATGGACGTGGCCGCTGCCGTGATCGGCATTCGCCCCACTTACGCCAAGCTCTCGGCCTTTGCCGTCAGCAGCTTCATCGTCGGCGTGGCCGGTGCGCTATGGGGCTTTGTGCACCTGGGTGCCTGGGAGCCCGCAGCCTTCAGCCTGGACCGTTCGCTGCAGCTGCTGTTCATGATCATCATCGGCGGCCTGGGCTCAGTCGTTGGCAGCATCTTTGGCGCGGCGTTCTTCGTGCTGCTGCCCCTGCTGCTGAATCAGGTTCCGCACTGGCTGGGCCTGCCGCTGTCCACCGCCACGGCAACTTATCTGGAGCACATGATTTTTGGTGCGCTGATCGTGTTCTTCCTGATTGTGGAACCGCACGGATTGGCCAAGCTGTGGTCCACAGCGCGTCAGAAACTGCGCGTCTGGCCATTTCCACACTGA
- a CDS encoding aminopeptidase: MSVVSLTAITALGAAIVTLAGCSSTAYYWQGFRGQMQIIQAARPIDDWLADRSTSPALQQRLRAAQQMRRFASEQLALPDNASYTRYAALERKYAVWNVVAAPPDSLKMHQWCFPITGCISYRGYFAEADAQAKAYEMHEQGLEVSVYGVPAYSTLGYLNWLGGDPLLSSFIGWQEGDFAGLMFHELAHQLIYIKNDTAFNESFATAVERIATPLWLQTHASEATLQRWQQAQTRRALWQHLTRQTRARLHSIYERNTTQPLDEKALAAIKKEVFSDFQAQYAQLRAQWVAADEPLLTSDTLRQQYLERLAQTDDWVARANNASFGALAAYDDWVAAMTHWWTQLQDRQPASPEGWKRFYAQMQELASMQPEQRTQQLCAHQPEQLAPPAACQASTARP; the protein is encoded by the coding sequence ATGAGTGTAGTCAGCTTGACGGCCATCACGGCCCTCGGGGCAGCAATTGTCACACTGGCTGGCTGCAGCAGCACCGCCTATTACTGGCAGGGCTTCAGGGGGCAGATGCAGATCATCCAGGCAGCGCGGCCCATTGACGACTGGCTGGCCGACCGCAGCACCAGCCCTGCGCTGCAGCAGCGTCTGCGCGCCGCGCAGCAGATGCGCCGCTTTGCCAGCGAGCAACTGGCCCTGCCCGATAACGCCAGCTACACCCGCTACGCGGCACTGGAACGCAAATACGCGGTCTGGAACGTGGTGGCGGCCCCGCCAGACAGCCTGAAGATGCATCAATGGTGCTTTCCCATCACGGGCTGCATCAGCTACCGAGGCTACTTTGCCGAAGCCGATGCACAGGCCAAGGCCTATGAAATGCATGAGCAGGGCCTGGAAGTCAGCGTCTATGGTGTGCCCGCCTATTCCACGCTGGGCTATCTAAACTGGCTGGGTGGCGATCCACTGCTCAGCAGCTTTATCGGCTGGCAGGAGGGCGACTTTGCCGGTCTGATGTTCCATGAGCTGGCCCACCAGCTGATCTACATCAAGAACGACACGGCCTTCAACGAATCATTTGCCACGGCGGTGGAGCGCATTGCCACACCGCTATGGCTGCAAACCCATGCCAGCGAAGCCACGCTGCAGCGCTGGCAACAGGCACAAACGCGCAGAGCACTCTGGCAGCACCTTACCCGGCAAACACGGGCCAGACTTCACTCCATATATGAGAGAAATACTACTCAACCCCTTGATGAAAAAGCGCTGGCAGCTATCAAAAAAGAAGTTTTTTCTGACTTTCAAGCGCAGTATGCCCAGCTGCGTGCGCAATGGGTGGCGGCAGACGAGCCCCTGCTGACCAGCGACACCCTGCGCCAGCAATACCTTGAGCGGCTGGCCCAAACCGATGACTGGGTGGCCCGTGCCAACAATGCCAGCTTTGGCGCTCTTGCCGCCTATGACGACTGGGTAGCCGCCATGACCCACTGGTGGACACAGTTGCAAGACCGCCAGCCTGCATCTCCCGAAGGGTGGAAGCGCTTTTATGCCCAGATGCAGGAGCTGGCCAGCATGCAGCCGGAGCAGCGCACCCAGCAGCTGTGCGCCCATCAGCCTGAGCAGCTTGCGCCGCCAGCCGCCTGCCAAGCCAGCACAGCCCGTCCATAG
- a CDS encoding SAM-dependent methyltransferase has translation MGFMKNLLSTLEPVLAKLPVTASIQLASGERIGPEHSAVQLIFRSPKALAALLDGQVGSVGSAVVEGWVDIHGKPRDIMAAAAVLLQGDPVQHRPTWLEQTVSKAKSLAMHTLSRDAEQIQFHYDLSDDFYALWLDPRRVYSCAYYKDQSMNLAQAQEAKLDHICKKLKLQPGERFWDIGSGWGGLIFWAAEHYGVQAHGITLSRNQYEYVQRRITEKGLQGQVKVELRDYRQMDGVQPFDKIGSVGMFEHVGSANLPEYFQTIYRMLKPGGLALVHGITAGGVGNAELGAGMGEFINRYIFPGGELMHVSRVLHDLAASRLEMVDTENLRPHYARTLWAWSDGLEAQMEPARAILEAQYDVDKAERALRAYRLYLAGCAMAFERGWIALHQMLCSKPDGDLQTGVMKGAQSSYPFNREYIYR, from the coding sequence ATGGGTTTCATGAAAAACCTGTTGAGCACACTGGAGCCGGTTCTCGCAAAACTTCCTGTGACTGCTTCGATTCAGCTGGCCTCTGGCGAGCGTATCGGTCCGGAGCACAGTGCCGTACAGCTGATTTTCCGCTCGCCCAAGGCACTGGCTGCACTGCTGGATGGTCAGGTGGGCTCGGTCGGCTCGGCGGTGGTTGAGGGCTGGGTTGATATCCATGGAAAGCCCAGAGACATCATGGCCGCCGCTGCAGTGCTTTTGCAGGGCGACCCGGTGCAGCACCGGCCTACCTGGCTGGAGCAGACAGTCTCCAAAGCGAAGTCTCTAGCCATGCATACGCTGAGCCGTGATGCCGAGCAGATTCAGTTCCATTACGACCTCTCTGACGATTTCTACGCGCTGTGGCTGGACCCGCGCCGCGTCTATTCCTGCGCTTACTACAAAGATCAGAGCATGAACCTCGCGCAGGCGCAGGAGGCCAAGCTCGATCACATCTGCAAAAAGCTCAAGCTTCAGCCGGGTGAACGTTTCTGGGATATTGGGTCTGGCTGGGGTGGCCTCATCTTCTGGGCGGCAGAGCACTACGGCGTGCAAGCCCACGGCATTACCCTGTCGCGCAACCAGTACGAATATGTGCAGCGGCGCATTACGGAAAAAGGGCTGCAGGGCCAGGTCAAGGTCGAGCTGCGCGACTACCGCCAGATGGATGGCGTGCAGCCCTTTGACAAGATCGGCTCGGTCGGCATGTTTGAGCATGTGGGCAGCGCCAATCTGCCCGAGTATTTTCAGACCATCTACCGCATGCTCAAGCCCGGCGGGTTGGCGCTGGTGCACGGCATCACGGCGGGTGGCGTGGGCAATGCAGAGCTGGGCGCGGGCATGGGTGAGTTCATCAACCGCTACATCTTTCCCGGCGGCGAGCTGATGCATGTGAGCCGTGTGTTGCACGATCTGGCTGCCAGCAGGCTGGAGATGGTGGATACCGAAAACCTCAGGCCGCACTATGCGCGTACGTTGTGGGCCTGGTCCGATGGGCTGGAAGCGCAGATGGAGCCTGCCCGTGCCATTCTGGAGGCCCAGTACGACGTGGACAAGGCAGAGCGTGCTCTGCGTGCCTATCGCCTGTATCTGGCGGGCTGCGCCATGGCGTTTGAGCGCGGCTGGATTGCCTTGCACCAGATGCTGTGCAGCAAACCCGACGGAGACCTACAAACCGGCGTGATGAAGGGTGCGCAGAGCAGCTATCCTTTCAACCGCGAATATATCTACCGCTGA
- a CDS encoding phenylacetate--CoA ligase family protein produces the protein MSAFYDSLETRSPEQREADFMAQLPQQVAHAQQRSAAFAEILQGVDARSITSRAALAALPVTRKSELLERQAAQRPAQIFGGFNAIGLGHDMPRLFASPGPIYEPESRRSDYWRMARSMFAAGFRAGELVHNCFSYHFVPAGSMMETGAHAIGCTVFAGGTGQTEQQVQAMADLRPAAYVGTPSFLKIIVEKALEMGVKLPSLTKAMVSGEAFPPSLSQWMREHGIDAYQSYGTADLGLIAYETSAREGLVLDEGVIVEIVRPGTGDPVAEGEVGELVITTLNPDYPLIRFGTGDLSAFMPGQCPTGRTNARIKGWMGRADQTTKVRGMFVHAKQVAEVVKRFPQIGKARLVVTGEMANDQMQLLVETVETAPGFAQQVVEALREVTKLRGDVQMVAPGSLPNDGKVIEDARPYQ, from the coding sequence ATGAGTGCCTTCTACGATTCTCTGGAAACGCGCAGCCCTGAACAGCGCGAAGCTGACTTCATGGCCCAGTTGCCTCAGCAGGTGGCCCATGCACAGCAGCGCTCTGCGGCCTTTGCTGAGATTCTTCAGGGTGTGGATGCGCGCAGCATCACCAGCCGTGCAGCGCTGGCGGCTTTGCCCGTCACTCGCAAGAGCGAGCTGCTGGAGCGCCAAGCGGCTCAGCGGCCTGCACAGATTTTTGGTGGCTTCAATGCCATCGGTCTGGGCCACGACATGCCCCGGCTGTTTGCCAGCCCCGGCCCTATTTATGAGCCTGAAAGCCGTCGCTCTGATTACTGGCGCATGGCGCGCTCCATGTTTGCCGCAGGCTTTCGTGCGGGCGAGCTGGTGCACAACTGCTTTTCCTACCACTTTGTGCCTGCGGGCTCGATGATGGAAACCGGTGCACACGCCATAGGCTGCACGGTGTTTGCGGGCGGTACGGGCCAGACCGAGCAGCAGGTGCAGGCCATGGCCGATCTGCGTCCCGCCGCGTATGTAGGCACACCCAGCTTTCTGAAAATCATTGTGGAAAAAGCCCTGGAAATGGGCGTGAAGCTGCCCAGTCTGACCAAGGCCATGGTCAGCGGCGAAGCCTTTCCACCATCGCTCAGCCAGTGGATGCGCGAGCACGGCATTGATGCCTACCAGAGCTACGGCACAGCCGATCTGGGCTTGATTGCCTATGAAACCAGCGCCCGTGAAGGGCTGGTGCTGGACGAAGGCGTGATTGTGGAAATCGTGCGCCCCGGCACTGGCGACCCGGTGGCCGAGGGCGAAGTGGGCGAACTGGTCATCACCACCCTCAACCCCGACTATCCGCTGATTCGCTTTGGCACGGGCGACCTCTCGGCATTCATGCCCGGCCAATGCCCTACGGGCCGCACCAATGCCCGCATCAAGGGCTGGATGGGCCGCGCTGACCAGACCACCAAGGTACGCGGCATGTTTGTGCATGCCAAGCAGGTAGCCGAAGTCGTCAAACGCTTCCCGCAAATCGGCAAAGCCCGGCTGGTAGTTACCGGCGAGATGGCCAACGACCAGATGCAGCTGCTGGTGGAAACCGTGGAAACCGCACCCGGTTTTGCCCAGCAGGTGGTGGAGGCTCTTCGCGAAGTCACCAAGCTGCGTGGCGACGTTCAGATGGTGGCGCCTGGCAGCCTGCCCAACGATGGCAAGGTGATTGAGGACGCCCGCCCTTATCAGTAA
- a CDS encoding ABC transporter ATP-binding protein has product MSDTPQTVSAPAQTAPLVEVNGIEVIYNHVILVLKGVSLQVPHQSIVALLGGNGAGKTTTLRAISNLLKGERGEVTKGGITLEGEQIANLSPADLVKRGVVQVMEGRHCFAHLSIEENLLTGSYTRTDKGEIAANLEKVYNYFPRLKTRRTSQAAYTSGGEQQMCAIGRALMSNPRMVLLDEPSMGLAPQIVDEVFHIVKDLNSKEKVTFLLAEQNTNMALKYADYGYIMESGRIVMDGKASDLASNEDVKEFYLGVGGGERKSFKDVKSYKRRKRWLA; this is encoded by the coding sequence ATGAGCGATACCCCGCAAACCGTTTCCGCCCCTGCCCAGACCGCGCCACTGGTGGAAGTCAATGGCATCGAGGTCATCTACAACCATGTGATCCTGGTGCTCAAAGGTGTGTCGCTGCAGGTGCCGCACCAGAGCATCGTCGCCCTGCTGGGCGGCAATGGTGCTGGCAAGACCACCACGCTGCGTGCCATCTCCAACCTGCTCAAGGGCGAGCGCGGTGAAGTCACCAAAGGCGGCATCACACTGGAGGGCGAGCAGATCGCCAACCTCTCGCCTGCCGATCTGGTCAAGCGCGGCGTGGTTCAGGTCATGGAAGGCCGCCACTGCTTCGCCCACCTGAGCATTGAAGAAAACCTGCTGACGGGCAGCTACACCCGCACGGACAAGGGCGAAATCGCCGCCAATCTGGAGAAGGTTTACAACTACTTTCCCCGCCTCAAGACCCGGCGCACCAGCCAGGCCGCCTACACCTCGGGCGGCGAGCAGCAGATGTGCGCCATTGGCCGCGCGCTGATGAGCAACCCGCGCATGGTGCTGCTCGATGAGCCATCGATGGGTCTTGCGCCGCAGATCGTGGACGAGGTGTTTCACATCGTCAAAGACCTCAACAGCAAGGAAAAAGTCACCTTCCTGCTGGCTGAGCAGAACACCAATATGGCCCTGAAATATGCCGACTACGGTTACATCATGGAAAGCGGCCGCATCGTGATGGACGGCAAGGCGAGCGACCTGGCCAGCAACGAAGACGTCAAGGAGTTCTACCTGGGCGTGGGCGGCGGCGAGCGCAAGAGTTTCAAGGATGTGAAAAGCTACAAACGTCGCAAGCGCTGGCTGGCCTAA
- a CDS encoding tripartite tricarboxylate transporter substrate-binding protein gives MKTYFKIAAVALAATAAISSHADSNYPVAGKTITIIVPFTAGGPTDKVARDLAESMRKQLNNATIVIDNADGAGSTIGTAKAARARNDGYTLLLTHIGMSTIPTLYRKLSFNVLNDFEYAGIINDVPMTLIGRPTLPAKNFAEVKDWVSKNQGKVNLANAGVGSASHLCGLMFQSALQQDMTPVPYKGAAPAIADLMGNQVDLLCDQTTNTTSQIAAKKVQAYAVTTAKPLTTPALKDLPTLQSLGLKDFNVTIWHGLYAPKGTPADVVKKVNEAMKASLKDPEFIKRQEALGAVIASDDRVNPAGHKKFVESEIAKWGKVIKAAGIYAD, from the coding sequence ATGAAGACGTATTTCAAAATCGCCGCCGTTGCACTGGCCGCTACCGCAGCCATCAGCAGCCACGCCGACAGCAACTACCCCGTTGCTGGCAAGACGATCACCATCATCGTTCCCTTCACCGCTGGTGGCCCCACAGACAAGGTGGCCCGCGATCTGGCCGAGTCCATGCGCAAGCAGCTGAACAACGCCACCATCGTCATCGACAACGCGGACGGTGCTGGCAGCACCATTGGCACAGCCAAGGCCGCACGCGCCCGCAATGACGGCTACACGCTGCTGCTGACACACATCGGCATGTCCACCATCCCGACGCTGTATCGCAAGCTCTCGTTCAACGTGCTCAACGATTTTGAATACGCCGGCATCATCAACGACGTGCCCATGACGCTGATTGGCCGCCCCACCCTGCCCGCCAAGAACTTCGCGGAAGTCAAGGACTGGGTCAGCAAGAACCAGGGCAAGGTGAACCTGGCCAACGCTGGTGTGGGCTCTGCCTCGCACCTGTGCGGCCTGATGTTCCAGTCGGCCCTGCAGCAGGACATGACGCCCGTGCCTTACAAGGGCGCTGCTCCCGCGATTGCCGACCTGATGGGCAACCAGGTGGACCTGCTGTGCGACCAGACCACCAACACCACTTCGCAGATCGCGGCCAAGAAGGTGCAGGCCTATGCTGTGACCACCGCCAAGCCGCTGACAACGCCAGCCCTCAAGGACCTGCCTACGCTGCAGTCTCTGGGTCTAAAGGACTTCAACGTGACCATCTGGCACGGCCTGTACGCCCCCAAGGGCACACCTGCTGATGTGGTCAAGAAGGTCAATGAAGCCATGAAGGCTTCGCTGAAGGACCCCGAGTTCATCAAGCGCCAGGAAGCCCTGGGCGCCGTGATCGCCTCTGATGACCGCGTCAACCCCGCTGGCCACAAGAAGTTTGTGGAAAGCGAAATTGCCAAGTGGGGCAAGGTCATCAAGGCCGCAGGCATCTACGCCGACTAA
- a CDS encoding DUF1840 domain-containing protein, whose translation MLYKFKSRATADLIMLEANGRQVLEIIGKTPDDEHGIITVEQIPAAISALEAASAEDVTKRSATPEDASEEEGATASSNESVGLSQRIAPFVDMLRRSAAEGKEVVW comes from the coding sequence ATGCTCTACAAATTCAAGTCGCGTGCCACGGCAGATCTGATCATGCTGGAGGCCAATGGGCGTCAGGTGCTGGAAATCATTGGCAAAACGCCAGATGATGAGCACGGAATCATTACCGTGGAACAAATTCCTGCCGCTATCTCTGCGCTGGAAGCTGCATCCGCAGAGGATGTGACCAAGCGCAGCGCCACCCCAGAAGACGCGTCCGAGGAAGAGGGGGCAACCGCTTCCAGCAATGAAAGCGTGGGCCTGAGCCAGCGTATCGCCCCCTTTGTGGACATGCTGCGCCGCAGCGCTGCCGAAGGCAAGGAAGTCGTCTGGTGA
- a CDS encoding ABC transporter substrate-binding protein, translating to MMFKKIAIAAATVAAGMGALVASPAAQAQEQFVPLLVYRTGQFAPLGIPWADGKQDYLKLVNAKGGVNGVKIKFEECETAYDTAKGVECYERLKNKDGGASGFDTQSTGITFAVTDKAPGDKVPVVTPGYGLSQSVDGKVFEWNFPLLGNYWTAADSIVQDILKKEKGNLKGKKIALVYHDSPYGKEPIPLLEKRAAKDGFELIKLPVTAPGVEQKSTWLQIRQNRPDYVLLWSAGVMTPTAVREAQATGYPREKMYAVWWGGSDHDVKDIGAGAKGYNTVTIHNTAESDKVHADVKAMLYDKGQGTAKDAKELGQLAHTRGMVISMLQVEAIRTAQEKFGKGKAMTPEQVRWGLENLNMTQERLNELGFGKIIRPFKTSCDNHLGADWARIATWDGAKFKVTSDWYQADKSMVDPLYKEFAEKYAKEKNVKTRSCS from the coding sequence ATGATGTTCAAGAAAATCGCGATCGCCGCCGCTACCGTGGCTGCCGGCATGGGCGCACTGGTCGCTTCGCCCGCTGCACAGGCACAGGAGCAATTTGTGCCGCTGCTGGTGTACCGCACCGGCCAGTTCGCGCCGCTGGGGATTCCATGGGCCGACGGCAAGCAGGATTACCTGAAGCTGGTGAATGCCAAGGGCGGCGTCAATGGTGTGAAGATCAAATTCGAGGAATGCGAAACCGCGTACGACACCGCCAAGGGCGTGGAGTGCTATGAGCGCCTGAAGAACAAGGACGGCGGCGCATCGGGCTTTGACACCCAGTCCACCGGCATCACCTTTGCCGTGACGGACAAGGCTCCTGGCGACAAGGTGCCTGTGGTCACCCCCGGCTACGGCCTGTCCCAGTCTGTGGATGGCAAGGTCTTCGAGTGGAACTTCCCGCTGCTGGGCAACTACTGGACCGCCGCTGACTCCATCGTTCAGGACATCCTGAAGAAGGAAAAGGGCAACCTCAAGGGCAAGAAGATCGCGCTGGTCTATCACGACTCGCCTTACGGCAAAGAGCCTATCCCGCTGCTGGAAAAGCGTGCGGCCAAGGATGGGTTTGAACTCATCAAGCTGCCTGTGACAGCCCCCGGCGTAGAGCAAAAATCCACCTGGCTGCAGATTCGCCAGAACCGCCCGGACTACGTGCTGCTGTGGTCTGCAGGTGTGATGACCCCCACCGCCGTGCGTGAAGCACAGGCCACCGGCTACCCCCGCGAGAAGATGTATGCCGTGTGGTGGGGCGGCTCCGACCATGACGTCAAGGACATCGGTGCAGGCGCCAAGGGCTACAACACCGTGACCATTCACAACACCGCCGAGAGCGACAAGGTGCACGCCGATGTCAAGGCCATGCTCTATGACAAGGGTCAGGGCACGGCCAAGGACGCCAAGGAACTGGGCCAGCTGGCACACACCCGTGGCATGGTGATTTCCATGCTGCAGGTGGAAGCCATCCGCACCGCACAGGAAAAGTTCGGCAAGGGCAAGGCCATGACACCCGAGCAGGTTCGCTGGGGTCTGGAAAACCTGAACATGACGCAGGAGCGCCTGAACGAGCTGGGCTTTGGCAAGATCATTCGCCCCTTCAAGACCAGCTGTGACAACCACCTGGGTGCCGACTGGGCGCGTATTGCGACCTGGGACGGAGCCAAGTTCAAGGTGACCTCTGACTGGTACCAGGCCGACAAATCCATGGTGGACCCGCTCTACAAGGAGTTTGCGGAAAAGTACGCCAAGGAAAAGAACGTCAAAACACGTAGCTGCAGCTAA